The genomic window CACCATTAAAGAACTTGGACATTCCCATTATTGGAGTTTTAAATAAAATAGATCTATCAGACCAAAGTAAGGTGGAAGAGATGTCTGATATTCTAAAGGAAAAATTTGGTCTAAAAGAGGTCATCCCTGTTTCTGCCTTGCACGATTTTGGTGTGGATGTACTAGAGCGAAGAGTGAAAGAACTGATCCCTGAGTCTCCGCCTTATTATGAGAAGGATGCGTTAACAGATCGACCTATGCGCTTTTTTGTAGAAGAGAGAATTCGTGAGAAGATTTTAACTCACTATAAAAAGGAAATTCCCTATTCAGTGGAAATCCAAGTGGAGGAATACAAAGACGAAGAAAATATTGTCAGGATCTCCGCTGTGATCTATGTAATGCGAAAGAGTCAAAAAGGGATTCTGATCGGCCACCAAGGGGCTGGGCTAAAACGAGTAGGTACTGAGGCCAGAAAGGACCTGGAAAAGTTTCTCGATAAGAAAGTCTTTCTTCAACTATATGTGAAGGTTGATGAAGACTGGAGAAACAAAGAGAACAAACTGAAGAATTACGGATACAAAGGATAATCATGCCCAATATAGTTGCAATAGTAGGAAGACCCAATGTGGGCAAATCCACTCTTTTCAATCGCCTAACCGAGACGAGAGATGCGGTAGTAGATCCTACCAGCGGGGTAACCCGAGATCGTCACTACGGTAAAGCTGAATGGACGGGATGGGAATTTTCTGTGATTGATACGGGAGGATATACCGTCAATAGCGAAGATGTCTTCGAGGAGGAGATAAAGAAGCAAGTAGAGTTGGCCATTGAGGAGTGCAGTTCCATTATCTTTTTGAATGACGTTACTACAGGTATCACGGATCATGATGAGGCAATTGCCGCTTTATTGAGAAAATCTGATAAGCCTATTCTAACCGTTGCCAACAAGGTAGATACCAACGATCGTATCGTACAAGCCTCTGAGTTTTACTCTTATGGTTTAGGGGAAGTTTATTGCGTTTCAGCTGCAAATGGTGGAGGAACAGGCGATCTTCTTGATGCTCTGGTTGCTACCTTTCCTGAGAAGATTCAGGAGCCCGAAGATGATATTCCAAAGATTTCGGTAGTTGGAAAACCGAACGTAGGGAAGTCTTCATTCATCAATGCTCTTCTTGGAAAGGAAAGAAACATTGTTACTGATCAAGCCGGTACCACGCGCGATTCGGTATTCACTCGCTATAATGCGTACGGATTTGATTTTAACTTGGTCGATACAGCTGGTATCCGGAAGCGAAGTAAGGTACATGAGGACATCGAGTTTTACTCCGTACTGCGCTCAGTAAGGAGCATTGAAAACAGCGATGTATGTATCCTAATTCTTGATGCTACTGAAGGAATTCAAAAGCAGGACCTCAACATCTTCAATATGATTGAGAAGAACGGGAAAGGTGTTGTGATTCTTGTGAATAAGTGGGATTTGGTGGAAAAGGATACCAACTCCACAAAAGTCTATGAGGACAAAATTCGCGATCGCATTGCTCCGTTCAATGACGTGCCGATAGTATTCACTTCAGCGCTTACTAAGCAGCGAATTCACAAAGCGATTGAAGAAGCTTTGAGCGTTTATGATCGATTGAAAACACGAATTCCCACTTCGAAACTCAACGAAGTATTTCAACCAATTTTTGAGTTTAGACAACCGCCTGCGTACAAAGGGAAGTACATTCGCATAAAATACCTGATGCAATTGCCAACTTCTAAAGTGGCTTTTGCCTTTTACTGCAATCTCCCTCAGTATATTAAGGAACCGTATCGTAGGTTTTTAGAAAATCAATTCAGGGAAAATTTCAACTTAGAAGGAATTCCCATAATGATTTTCTTTAGAAAGAAGTAGTCACAAAAGACACAAAATTTAACCCCATAAAAAATCCCACTCTCGAGTGGGATTTTTGATTACTGCTTTGTTATTGTCGAAAATATTAAAGGCCAAAAGCTTTTTTGATATCATCCACACGGTCAAGCTTCTCCCATGTGAATAGCTCTACCTCGACTTCCTTGGAGACGGTTGCATTTCCGTTGGAGCGGGTGAATGTTTTTGTTACCAACTCAGGAGTTCTTCCCATGTGGCCATAAGCTGCAGACTCTCCGTAAATAGGTTGTCTTAGTTTCAGGTCGCGTTCAATCATTCCGGGTCGAAGGTCGAATAGATCGGTTACCTTTTTAGCGATTTCACCATTGGACAAGTTCACGTTTGATGTTCCGTAAGTATCGATATACACTCCTGTCGGCTCAACAACTCCGATGGCATAAGAGACCTGAACCAATACTTGATCGGCCACTCCTGCTGCTACTAAGTTTTTAGCAATGTGTCGAGAGGCATAAGCTGCCGAACGATCTACTTTACTAGGGTCTTTTCCACTGAAAGCACCACCACCATGAGCACCTTTTCCTCCGTAAGTATCCACGATTATTTTTCTTCCCGTCAATCCTGCATCACCGTGTGGTCCACCGATAACGAATTTACCTGTTGGGTTGATGTGGTAAACGATGTCATCTGTGAATAAATCCTGAATGTGATGAGGAAGCTGTGCTACCACTCGTGGCATCAATATATTGATCAAATCCTTTCGAATTTCACCGCACATATCAGCCTCGGCTTTTTTCTTTGTAGCGTGATCGTTTGATTCAGCCATAACGAACTCATCGTGCTGGGTAGAAACTACGATAGACAAAATTTTCTGAGGTTGGTGATCGTCATTGTACTCAATAGTTACCTGCGACTTCGCGTCAGGACGTAAATATGGAATTTCCTTTCCTTCTCTTCTTAGTTCGGCAAGTACGCGCAAAATTCGATGTGATAAATCCAATGCCAACGGCATGTAATTATCTGTCTCATTAGTCGCATAACCGAACATCATTCCTTGGTCGCCAGCTCCTTGATCCTCAGGGTTTCCACGGTCTACACCTTGGTAGATATCGGGTGATTGCTCGTGAAGAGCACTCAATACACCACAGCTATTGGCCTCGAACATGTATTCGCTCTTGGTATAACCAATTCGCGTAATGACATCTCTTGCAATATTCTGAATGTCCACATACGTATCCGATCGCACCTCTCCGGCGATCACTACTTGGCCAGTTGTAACTAATGTTTCGCAGGCTACTTTTGACGTTGGGTCAAAAGCTAGGAAATTGTCCAAAATTGAATCGGAAATCTGATCGGCAATTTTGTCCGGGTGCCCTTCAGACACCGACTCGGAAGTGAAGGAGTAAGGCATGAAATATTTTAAGTTTTTTGTTAGTGTCCCGTTCGGAAAGGCCAATAGAAAATGCATTTTTTAGCATTTTTTACTGTGGTTGCAATAGGCCAAATCTTTCCACGGAAGTGGCACAAAAATAGAAAAAAAGAGACGTTGAAAACCTCTATTTCGTCAAGGACTTGAAAACATCTTCCAATCGACGTTCTTCCTTTCGTAACTCTTCAATATCGAGACCTTCGCGTGAAGCCAATTTCGAGAGTTCTCCGGTTAGTCCGTTTCCTTTTTCTGCGGAAACCAAATATTGACCCGAACCCAATCCCTTCACCTTCGTCACTCCGGGAAGGGCTTGAATCAATTCTGTATTGAGCTTACCATTTACATGGAAAAACACAACGTCTGATACGGCCTCTTCCTTCAGGTGAGTCATGCTATCATCGGCTACAATTTCACCTTTCTTAATGATAATCACTCGATCACAAATGGCCTCCACCTCTTGCATAATGTGCGTGCTGAGCAAAACTGATTTCTCCTTTCCGATTTTCCGAATCAAGGATCGAATGTCTTCCAATTGATTGGGGTCGAGCCCTGATGTGGGCTCATCCAGTATGAGAACTTCCGGGTCGTGAAGCATTGCCTGAGCCAAACCTACACGTTGCTTGTATCCTTTTGAGAGTTCACCGATCTTTTTATGACTCTCAGGGCTGAGGCCCACCGCTTCGATCATTTCCTCCACACTCTGTTTCTTGTTTTTCAACCCATACATTCCTCCTACAAAGGACAAGTATTCGCGAATGTACATTTCGTGGTAAAGCGGATTGCTCTCAGGGAGGTAGCCTACTCTTTTTCTTACGTCAATAGGCTTTTCATTCACGTCAAACCCTGAGACGTCAACGCTGCCTTCATCCGCAGGCAAGTAGGTGGTGATGATTTTCATCATCGTTGACTTACCTGCACCATTAGGTCCTAAGAATCCTACTACTTCACCTTTCTTTACTTCAAAAGATACTCCTTTTAAGGCCGCCTGGCTTCCGTAATACTTTGATACATTTTCGACTTTGATCGACATAGGCTGACGAAATTATACAACTTTCTTTGATCTATGCTACTTTAGCTTCCGCAATGCAGGAAGGGCTCGTAATAAAAAGCACAGGCAGTTGGTATACTGTTGAAACAACGCAAGGAGAAATTATAGATTGTCGCGTTAGAGGAAAGCTACGCATTAAAGGCATTCGTTCCACTAATCCTGTTGCCGTTGGTGATGTGGTGGATATAGATGGCGGGGCTGATAGCTATGTCATTTTAAATATTCACGAGCGTAAAAACTACATCGTTCGTAAATCGGTCAATCTTTCTAAGCAAAGTCACATTATAGCGGCCAACTTAGATTTAGCGGCGATCGTTGTTACGTTAAAAAATCCGACGACCTTCCCGACTTTCATCGATCGATTCTGTGTAGCGGCTGAGGCGTACCACATTCCTGTAGCGGTGGTCATCAACAAAGCTGACCTGCTGGATCGAGAAGAGCTTGAGATGGCTAATCATTTTTTAAGTGTCTATGCGAGCTTAGGTTATCAGACCTTAATCACTTCGGCAGAAGCGGCACAAGGACTTGAGGAATTCAAAAACCTCCTCGAAAACAAAACCGTTTTATTGACCGGACATTCTGGCGTTGGAAAATCCAGATTGGTCAATGCCATTGATCCAAACCTCAATGCAAAGGTTGGCGAGATTTCTGATTTCCATCAAATGGGAAAGCATACGACGACCTTTGCACAAATGCATCACCTCAGTTTTGGAGGGTACATTGTGGATACACCTGGGATTCGCGGTTTCGGATTGGTGCATTTTGAAAAAGAAGAATTGGCAGGATATTTCCCCGAAATGCGTCGCCTATTACCTGACTGCAAATACTACAATTGTATTCACGACAATGAACCGGGCTGCGCTGTGAAGGCAGCTTTGGATACTGGAGAAGTGGCGCGAACCCGCTACAACAGTTATTTAAATATGCTCCAAGAAACGGATGAACAAACCTTCAGAACATGAAAGCGGTTATTCAGCGGGTGCGAAAATCCAAAGTAGAAATTGACGATGAAGTCAAAGGTGAAATAGGCACCGGACTTAATGTCCTGGTAGGAGTGGGGCAAGATGATACCGAGGAGGATGCTAATTGGCTGGCAGCCAAAATCGCGACTTTGAGAATTTTCAATGACAAAGACGGCCTGATGAACCTCTCGGTGAATGAAGTAAGAGGAGATGTATTGGCGATAAGCCAATTCACCTTGCATGCCAAAACCAAGAAGGGTACAAGACCTTCATACATTCGAGCAGCTAAGCCCGATCTTGCCGTGCCGCTTTACGAGCATTTTTTGAAAGTGCTCCAGCATGAAGTGTTTGGTAGAGTAGAGTCAGGGATTTTCGGTGCTGATATGAAAGTAATGATTGAAAACGATGGGCCCGTGACTATTCTCATCGATACAAAAAACAAAGACTGATGGAGATAAAAGAATTGCAGGAGCAAGTCGATGCGTGGATAAAACAATATGGAGTGCGCTACTTCAATGAGCTGACCAATATGGCCATCCTTACGGAAGAAGTAGGGGAGTTAGCACGTATCATATCTCGACGCTACGGCGAACAGTCAGAGAAAGAAAGCGACAAGAACAAAGACTTGGGAGATGAGATGGCTGATGTGCTTTGGGTGCTGACCTGTCTGGCAAATCAAACAGGGATAGACTTGGAAAAAGCCGTTCAGAAAAACTTTGAAAAGAAGACTGGGCGAGACAACAAAAGACATTTCGATAACCCTAAGTTGAAGGAGTAAAAAATTGTGAAACTAAAATAGATTCGACGCGTAAAAGGAGACAGAATCATATGATTCGTTCCCCTTTAAAAACAAGTTTAATCCTCAACAGCAGCGCTGATTCTTTAATGAATCGGCGCTTTTTTTTATTGTATGAAAAAGCCGCTCTTTATGGAGCGGCTTTTAATATTCTGAGACCTTAGTGGCTATTCGGCCAAGATGATCACTTTGTTGTCTTTCACTTCAGCCACGCCACCGTCGATGTCAAAGGTTGTTTCCTTTCCTGAAGCATCGGTTACTTTCACCTGTCCTTTTTTGAGGGCAGAGATAAGCGGAGCGTGACGGTCGAGAATACCCAGACTTCCGTCGATACCGGGAACCGTCACAGAAGTGGCGTCGCCTGAATATAGACTCTCATCGGGTGTAATGATGTCAACGTTCATGTCTTATTTGTTATCAGCGAGCATTTTCTCTCCCGCTTCGATTACGTCGTCAATGTTTCCTTTCAAGTTGAAAGCTGCTTCAGGATACTGATCTAGCTCTCCATCGAGAATCATGTTGAATCCTTTGATACATTCTTCAATCGGAACCAATACACCTTCAAGACCTGTAAACTGCTCTGCTACGTGGAAGGGTTGCGAAAGGAATCGCTGTACACGACGTGCTCTGTGCACAATTTGCTTATCCTCTTCACTCAATTCATCCATACCCAAAATGGCGATGATGTCTTGAAGTTCCTTGTAGCGTTGAAGTGTTTCTTTCACCCGTTGTGCACAGTCATAGTGCTCGTTTCCTACGATTTCTCTAGAAAGAATTCGAGACGTTGAATCCAATGGATCCACCGCAGGATAAATTCCCAGCTCAGCAATCTTTCTCGAAAGTACCGTAGTTGCATCCAAGTGAGAGAATGTCGTCGCGGGTGCAGGGTCAGTCAAGTCATCCGCAGGCACGTAAACCGCTTGTACAGATGTGATCGATCCACGCTTGGTAGAAGTAATTCGCTCTTGCATGGCACCCATCTCAGTAGCGAGTGTAGGTTGATAACCTACCGCTGATGGCATACGACCTAGAAGTGCTGATACCTCAGAACCTGCTTGGGTAAATCGGAAAATGTTATCGATGAAGAAAAGGATGTCTTTTCCTTGTCCGTCTTCTTCTCCGTCACGGAAATATTCCGCCATAGTCAATCCTGATAGCGCAACACGTGCACGTGCCCCCGGGGGTTCGTTCATCTGACCGAATACGAAAGTGGCTTGTGAAGTCTTCATTTTCTCCTTGTCAACTTTTGACAAGTCCCATCCACCGCTTTCCATGCTTTCCATGAAATCATCACCATAGGTGATAATCCCTGACTCAAGCATCTCGCGAAGAAGGTCGTTTCCTTCACGGGTTCTTTCACCTACTCCTGCGAATACTGAAAGGCCGGAGTAACCTTTTGCAATATTGTTGATCAACTCCTGAATCAATACGGTTTTACCAACTCCCGCACCACCGAAGAGACCAATCTTTCCTCCTTTCGAATAAGGCTCGATAAGGTCAATTACTTTAATACCGGTGTATAGAATTTCGTTCGCTGTCGAAAGATTTTCGAATTTCGGAGCTGCACGGTGAATCGGTGAACCACCTTCTTTTGAAACATCGCCAATACCATCAATGGCATCGCCGGTTACATTGAAGAGGCGTCCTTTCACTTGCTCGCCGATTGGCATTACAATCGGATTTCCCGTGTTTACCACTTCGGTTCCTCTTGCGATTCCGTCGGTAGCTTCCATTGCGATGGTACGCACGGTATCTTCACCTACGTGTTGTTGACACTCAAGAACCAATTTAGAGCCATCAGCTCTTGTGATTTCCAAAGAGTCATAAATGTTCGGCAAATTTTGCTCATCCGCAAAACTTACGTCAATTACCGGTCCGATGACCTGGACTACTTTACCGGTATTTTTCGCCATTTTTGTTGTGTTAAGATTTGACTTTTAGGGTCGCTAAATTGCGGTGCAAAGCTAAAATTTAACTTGGTTATTACCAACCCGTTTAGCGCATTTAATTTTTCATAATTTTGAAGCCGCTTTGCAGCGCTAATCCTATTAAACAAAGGAGACTAACTTGGAAGTATACCACGATGTTGCCGATTTTCATCCTACCTCTGGTACCATCGTTACGGTGGGAACATTTGATGGAGTTCACATCGGGCATAAAACCATTATCAATCGCATCAATGAATTGGCAAAAAATCAAAACGGCGAATCCGTTCTTTTGACTTTTTGGCCACACCCTAGGTTGGTGCTCTTTCCAGATGATAACGAACTGAAGCTTCTTTCCACCCTTAGAGAAAGAATTGAGCTCTTGAGGGAATCAGGAATTGATCATTTGATCATCCATCCCTTTTCAGTCGATTTTAGTCGGATCACTGCGGTGGAATACGTTCGCGATATTTTGGTGAGAGACCTCAACGTCTCCAAATTAGTCATAGGCTATGACCATCATTTCGGTAGGAACCGTGAGGGTAATTTGGAGGAGCTTAAGAGTGTAGCCCCTGATTACGGTTTTGAAGTAGAGGAGATCTCAGCACAAGAAATTGACGACGTCAATGTGAGCTCTACAAAAATTAGAAATGCGTTATTGGATGGAGATTTGGCTAAGGCCAATGAGTTTTTGGGGTATCGGTACTCCGTTTCCGGTAAGGTTATAAAAGGACAGGAAATTGGCCGCAGTATTGGTTTTCCCACGGCCAACTTAGAACCTGATGAATCCTACAAATTGATTCCCGGTAACGGAGTATACTCTGTGGCTGTTGATTATGATGGGAGAATCTATCGCGGAATGGCTAATCTCGGGAATCGCCCTACTGTGAGTGATTCTGAAGATCGAATTTTAGAAGTCAATCTATTTGAATTTGACGGAGACCTTTACGAAAAGGAAATCAAGGTTACCTTCGTGGATCGAATTCGCGATGAGATCAAATTTGAAAGCCTTGAACAACTTCGTGCCCAGCTTCAAAAGGATGCTACTGTGGCTGGTCGTCACCTCGACGATCTTTCTGACCACGATATCATTTACTAGGGTTTCTCCCTGCACCGGTGTTAAAAACGGGCTTCTTTCCTTGAAAGGTCAGCAAGCAGCCGAATTGGATCATTTCTGCGATTGCTCATTTGAGAAGCTCCAAATCAAGAGGGCTTCATTGGTTAATCTTCCCGCTTGTGTAAGAAGTATGGATTTGACTTCTCTCAAAATTGAGAATGCACCATTGGTCAAACTCCCTGACGGAATACTGAGCTTAAAGAGGTTGGAAGAGCTCTCTTTCAAGCACACAGCACTTCCTTTTCTTCCAGAAGAAATCAATCAACTCAAGTCATTACGACGGCTCGATTTGCGCGGAACGGAGATCAATTCTCTACCGGAAGGCCTGGATCATTTGGAGAAGATCGACCTGCGCTTTACCAAAATCAATAAGTCGGATCAGAAGGCTATTCGAAATCAATACCCGCAAGTAAAAATATTCTTTTCATCACCTTGCAATTGCAAATAATATGACCGCTACAGTAGAAGTATCCATGTATCCATTGCGCGAAGATTACGAAGAGCAGATTCTAGCTTTTCTCGCTTTGCTTCACAGAGAATCAGAATTGGTGATTCGTGTAAATGCTATGAGCACTCAGGTGAAAGGCGATTATGATTTGGTGTTCGAGACATTGAAGAATGCGACCAAGGAGGTTTATAAAAACGGAGTGAAAGCCTCATTCGTGATGAAGGTTTTGCAGGCAGATCTCGATTTGGGCTATAGTTATGACGCCTGAAACGCTTGAATATACCGCCGTGGCTTTCAACATCGGATACGTGATATTGGCTGCGCGTGAGAATATTTGGTGTTGGCCATTGGGAATTATCGGATCTGCATTGAGCATTTGGCTTTTTATCGATTCGAAAATCTATGCCGAGTCGGTGCTATTCACATATTACGTTATCATGGGGTTTTACGGCTGGAGGGCTTGGAATCGAGGAAAAAGCGATTCCGGCAAATTTGAAATCAGAACCTTGACTATTCCGATTCACTTGGGTATTCTGCTTGGAGGATATGCCGCTACCGTTGGGCTTTTTTTTCTTCTGAAGACATTCACGGATGCTGAGATGCCACTGCTTGATTCCTTCACCACCATCTTTAGCTTCATTGCCACCTGGATGGTCGCCAAGAGAATCATCGAAAATTGGCTTTACTGGATTTGCATCAATGCCTTAACCATTTATCTTTATTATTCTCGCGATCTCAATGTCTATGCAATGCTTTCAGTGGTCTACACTGTTTTGGCCGTTTACGGTTATTTCGCTTGGCGAAAAGATTTTGAAAAACAAACCCTCACCTCATGATTCGCATTGCTATCACAGGTCCTGAAAGCAGCGGGAAGTCTGATTTGGCGAAAGCCTTAGCACAACATTTCGATACGACGCATGCCCCCGAGTATGCCCGCATATATTTGGAAAAGAACGGGCCCGAATATGCCTACCAAGACTTGGATGAGATTTGTCGAGGTCAAATAGCCCAGGAACAAAAGGCCTTGGCTGCGGCCAAAAGAATCTGCTTCTTCGATACCGATATGTTGGTTCTAAAAATCTGGTCGAAATTTCGCTTCGGCCGAGTTTCTAATGTCATCGAACAAGCCATGAGCGAAAGAAAATACGATCACTATTTGCTTTGCAAGCCCGATCTACCGTGGTCATTAGACCCTCTTCGCGAAAGTCCATCTGACGCAGAGCGGAATGTTTTATTCACTTTTTACCGAAATGAATTGGAAAGCGGTCGCTGCTCTTATTCCATCGTAGAAGGTGAGGAGAATGAACGACTTCATTCAGCAGTCAGCGCCTTAGAAAGGCTGAAGTTGGTTTAAACATGCAGAATAGTCTTAAAAAAACAATCGACCACTTTTCTATGTCAAAATCCTTGATTTGAAATTTCAACCGATTACATTTGACCCATCTCACAGGGGTGCCTTACACGAAACGGTCAAACGAGACCATTCATAAAGGCTGAGATCATACCCTATGTCCTCAAATCGTAGAGGACATATACCTGATCCGGATAATGCCGGCGTAGGGAGCTAATTGTTTTGGTTATCGACTGCCCCCAAGCACGAGACCTCAACTAAAAAATTAATTGAAATGATTCAAAAATTAAGTTCAGCCATAGCGGCTGTGATGTTCCTGTTTGCAGGAGCAAATGGACAAGATCTGATCCAAGGAACGGTGATGGATGCGGACGGTAATCCGCTGGTAGCGGCTACTGTTCAAATTTATGGTAAATCGCTTGGCACTTATTCCAATGCTAAGGGAGCCTACAAATTCTCCAATTTGAAGTCTGGAGATTATACCCTCTTGTTTTCATATTTAGGTATGGAGCCTGTGAAGAAAGAGGTCACGCTTTCGGGCGTTGCGGTTGTGGATGTTGTGATGCAATCCAGTACCTATGTTTCTGAAGGCGTCACCATTACAGCGGTGCGCGCCGAGGCGGATGAGCCCGTCTCGCAAGTGACACGTGGCCTCAAGACCATCGAGTCAAATTTTCAAGGGCAGGACGCGGGGTTTTTATTGGAAAAATTATCTCCATCCATCGTTACCTATTCTGAAAGTGGAACGAATTTCTCGAATTATGCGGGATTCCGTTTGCGCGGAATGGATCAAACTCGGGTCAATATGACCCTCAATGGAGTTCCATTGAACGACATGATTGACCAAGGAGTATTCTTTTCAAACTTCACAGATTTTGGAAATAGTATTCAATCGGTTCAAATCCAGCGAGGTGCTGGAACGAGCTCCAACGGAACATCGTCGTATGCGGGTTCTATCAACTTTGAATCGATCAATGTATACGATACCGTTCCTTCGGCTCAGGTGCAGCTCACTGGCGGATCCTTCAACACCTTTCGCGCCAGCGCCGAAGTGCAAACAGGCAGAATGGAAAACAATTTGGCTTTCTACGCTCGATATGCTGGAATGACTTCAGATGGGTACCGAGATAACACGGGTACAGATTCGAGATCGTTTTTCTTTTCAGGAGCTTATTTTGCCAAAAAGCATACTCTGAAATTTACGGGTTTCGTTGGTCGATCTCAGAATGAACTCGGCTATTCCCCCGTTTCCATTGAGGACATCCGGAATAATCCCAGAACCAACTATATCTCGCCAAACGATGTGGATGACTTCGGGCAATGGATGGCGCAGTTTCAGCACAATTACGAAATCAACAAGCGAATATCTCTAGTCAGCACAGTTTATGTTAACGGAGCTGGTGGCGATTTCCCTTTTGGATTTGAGGATGAGGCTGGTGCGTTTACACAAATCAATTATCCGCTATACAACCAGCACATTGGAGCTATGTCGCAGCTCAATGTCCGGTCGGATGACAATAAAACTCGAATGAATTTTGGCCTGCATGGATATACATTCGGCCGTGAGAACATCGAGCAGATTATTCCCGATTACGACAATCCTTATTATGAAGATGAGTCGCGGAAAAACGAATTCGCTGCCTTTGCGAAAGCCCGCCACTCATTTGGATCGTTAACGGTATTTGGAGATGTACAGATTCGTGCAGTGCAATTGGCGTTAACACCTGATAGCGAATTTCTTGGGTCTGACACTGCCATTCCTGATCGTGAGTGGTTGTTTGTAAACCCGCGAGCTGGAGTAACGTATGCGTTCACCGATCGGATCAGCGGATACGCCTCGATTGGACGGACGGGTCGCGAACCAACGAGGTTCGATATTCTTGGTTCAACACAAATAAACGCGGGGAACATCGGTATTGCTCAAAATGAAAATTCGGTAAAGCCCGAATATGTGAATGATCTGGAGGTAGGAGCCAAGCTTCAAGGTCAGAGTTTCGCCGTGAACGCGAATTTCTTCTTTATGCAATTTGAAAATGAGATTGCTCCTATTGGAGCTTTTATTCCGGAAGGGTTCGTTCAAGTTTATGAAAATCAAGAATCCAGCTACCGAACCGGTATTGAACTGGACTATTCGTGCCGTATACTTCCGATACTAAGGTTATTTGGAAATGCGACCTATATGCAGAGCCGTATTTCTGAATATATTCCCACCGACAGTGATGAAACCTTTACCGACATCACCCCAATATTGAGTCCTGAATGGAATGTTCGTGCCAGCCTCGAAGTAGAAGTTATCGAGGATCTCTTTGTCTATTTCTCAGCGCGCTATTTGAGCGAAAGCTATTTGGAGTTGACCAACAATTCTGAATTGATCATCCCTGAATCATTCGTGGCCGACGTAGGCGTGAGGTATACTATCCTGAAAAAGTATGAAATCAAAGTAGACTTGAACAACGTTTTTGACAACCTCTACTATACCAATGGTGCTCCTATTGATAATTTTGAGGGCACCTTCAGTCCTGGATTTTTTGTTCAGCCACCGCGAAATGTATTTGCAACGCTGACAATGCGATTTTAGAAAGCATCAGCAGCTTCCAAGGCCTTTTTGAAAACGATATGCGGTGCTTCTTCCGAGTTCCAAACCGAACCGAGGAGCACCGCTCCTTCAAATCCTAAATCGGCTATTTCGGGAATTCTCTCAGCATCTACACCACCCAAGGCAAAAACGGGCT from Cryomorphaceae bacterium 1068 includes these protein-coding regions:
- the pnuC gene encoding nicotinamide riboside transporter PnuC gives rise to the protein MTPETLEYTAVAFNIGYVILAARENIWCWPLGIIGSALSIWLFIDSKIYAESVLFTYYVIMGFYGWRAWNRGKSDSGKFEIRTLTIPIHLGILLGGYAATVGLFFLLKTFTDAEMPLLDSFTTIFSFIATWMVAKRIIENWLYWICINALTIYLYYSRDLNVYAMLSVVYTVLAVYGYFAWRKDFEKQTLTS
- a CDS encoding YkoF family thiamine/hydroxymethylpyrimidine-binding protein yields the protein MTATVEVSMYPLREDYEEQILAFLALLHRESELVIRVNAMSTQVKGDYDLVFETLKNATKEVYKNGVKASFVMKVLQADLDLGYSYDA
- a CDS encoding bifunctional riboflavin kinase/FAD synthetase codes for the protein MEVYHDVADFHPTSGTIVTVGTFDGVHIGHKTIINRINELAKNQNGESVLLTFWPHPRLVLFPDDNELKLLSTLRERIELLRESGIDHLIIHPFSVDFSRITAVEYVRDILVRDLNVSKLVIGYDHHFGRNREGNLEELKSVAPDYGFEVEEISAQEIDDVNVSSTKIRNALLDGDLAKANEFLGYRYSVSGKVIKGQEIGRSIGFPTANLEPDESYKLIPGNGVYSVAVDYDGRIYRGMANLGNRPTVSDSEDRILEVNLFEFDGDLYEKEIKVTFVDRIRDEIKFESLEQLRAQLQKDATVAGRHLDDLSDHDIIY
- a CDS encoding AAA family ATPase codes for the protein MIRIAITGPESSGKSDLAKALAQHFDTTHAPEYARIYLEKNGPEYAYQDLDEICRGQIAQEQKALAAAKRICFFDTDMLVLKIWSKFRFGRVSNVIEQAMSERKYDHYLLCKPDLPWSLDPLRESPSDAERNVLFTFYRNELESGRCSYSIVEGEENERLHSAVSALERLKLV
- the atpD gene encoding F0F1 ATP synthase subunit beta, encoding MAKNTGKVVQVIGPVIDVSFADEQNLPNIYDSLEITRADGSKLVLECQQHVGEDTVRTIAMEATDGIARGTEVVNTGNPIVMPIGEQVKGRLFNVTGDAIDGIGDVSKEGGSPIHRAAPKFENLSTANEILYTGIKVIDLIEPYSKGGKIGLFGGAGVGKTVLIQELINNIAKGYSGLSVFAGVGERTREGNDLLREMLESGIITYGDDFMESMESGGWDLSKVDKEKMKTSQATFVFGQMNEPPGARARVALSGLTMAEYFRDGEEDGQGKDILFFIDNIFRFTQAGSEVSALLGRMPSAVGYQPTLATEMGAMQERITSTKRGSITSVQAVYVPADDLTDPAPATTFSHLDATTVLSRKIAELGIYPAVDPLDSTSRILSREIVGNEHYDCAQRVKETLQRYKELQDIIAILGMDELSEEDKQIVHRARRVQRFLSQPFHVAEQFTGLEGVLVPIEECIKGFNMILDGELDQYPEAAFNLKGNIDDVIEAGEKMLADNK
- the atpC gene encoding ATP synthase F1 subunit epsilon, with translation MNVDIITPDESLYSGDATSVTVPGIDGSLGILDRHAPLISALKKGQVKVTDASGKETTFDIDGGVAEVKDNKVIILAE